A genomic segment from Limosilactobacillus sp. encodes:
- the der gene encoding ribosome biogenesis GTPase Der has product MANPVVAVVGRPNVGKSTLFNRIAGERIAIVEDTPGVTRDRIYSHGEWLGKHFNLIDTGGIEISDQPLLTQIRQQAEVAIDEADVIIMVVDIENGVTDADEQVARILYRSDKPVVLAVNKVDNPERRTDIYDFYSLGLGEPYPVSSVHGVGMGDLLDAVIKKFPENAANDDDSSIHFSFIGRPNVGKSSLVNAILGQNRVIVSNVAGTTRDAINTTFKDETGQEFTMVDTAGIRKKGKIYENTERYALMRAMRAIDDSDVVCVVLNAEEGIREIDKHIAGYAHEAGCGVIIVVNKWDTLKDRDQRTMTDFTNLIRAEFQYLSYAPIIFVSAKTKQRLNKLPGMVKAVDEHHKRRIQSSVLNTVLMDAIAANPTPTQNGKRLRVYYGTQVATEPPTFVIFVNDPELMHFSYQRYLENQIRSAFDFSGTPIHLIKRRRQ; this is encoded by the coding sequence ATGGCAAATCCTGTTGTTGCAGTAGTGGGCCGACCGAACGTTGGGAAGTCGACCCTGTTTAACCGCATTGCCGGCGAACGAATCGCAATCGTGGAGGACACGCCGGGGGTCACCCGGGACCGGATCTACTCCCACGGTGAATGGTTGGGCAAGCATTTCAACCTGATCGATACCGGGGGAATTGAGATTTCCGACCAGCCACTGTTGACCCAGATTCGCCAGCAAGCGGAGGTGGCGATTGACGAAGCGGACGTCATCATCATGGTCGTGGACATTGAAAACGGGGTGACGGACGCCGATGAGCAGGTCGCTCGGATTCTCTACCGGTCCGACAAGCCGGTTGTCTTGGCGGTCAATAAGGTTGATAATCCAGAACGCCGCACCGATATCTATGACTTCTACTCCCTCGGCTTGGGCGAGCCCTACCCGGTTTCCAGTGTTCACGGGGTCGGTATGGGGGACCTGCTTGATGCCGTGATCAAGAAGTTCCCGGAGAACGCGGCCAATGACGATGATTCCAGTATCCACTTCAGCTTCATCGGCCGGCCAAACGTTGGGAAGTCATCGCTAGTGAACGCCATCTTGGGTCAAAACCGGGTGATTGTCTCGAACGTTGCCGGGACAACCCGGGACGCGATCAACACCACCTTCAAGGATGAGACGGGCCAGGAGTTCACGATGGTTGACACTGCCGGAATCCGCAAGAAGGGCAAGATCTATGAGAACACCGAGCGCTACGCCTTGATGCGGGCGATGCGGGCCATTGACGACAGCGACGTGGTCTGCGTGGTCCTAAACGCCGAGGAGGGTATCCGGGAGATTGACAAGCACATCGCCGGGTACGCCCACGAGGCCGGTTGCGGGGTGATCATCGTCGTCAACAAGTGGGACACCTTAAAGGATCGTGACCAGCGAACGATGACCGACTTTACCAACCTGATCCGGGCTGAATTCCAGTACCTGAGCTATGCACCGATCATTTTCGTTTCCGCCAAGACCAAGCAGCGTTTGAACAAGCTGCCCGGGATGGTCAAGGCCGTTGACGAGCACCACAAGCGGCGGATCCAGTCCTCAGTCTTAAACACGGTCTTGATGGACGCGATCGCCGCCAACCCGACGCCGACCCAGAACGGCAAGCGGCTGCGGGTTTACTATGGTACCCAGGTGGCCACCGAGCCGCCGACCTTTGTAATCTTCGTCAACGATCCGGAATTGATGCATTTTTCCTACCAGCGGTACCTAGAGAACCAGATTCGTTCGGCTTTTGACTTTTCTGGAACGCCAATTCACCTGATTAAGCGACGCCGGCAGTAA
- a CDS encoding reductase: MLVRYRKDYQKIALGLLSLIPELRDNHRFRDELDWALAEGRVVYLWKDQEDNHFIAVAILDVGDDYVLVRRLSFTPSERSGHNVYALLTAIKDEYPGCRLMGTMATQPLITAWGKANE, from the coding sequence ATGTTAGTACGCTATCGAAAAGATTATCAAAAAATTGCTTTGGGACTGCTCTCACTGATTCCCGAGCTGCGGGACAACCACCGCTTCCGGGATGAATTAGACTGGGCCCTAGCGGAGGGGCGGGTTGTCTACCTCTGGAAGGATCAAGAGGACAACCACTTTATCGCCGTGGCAATTCTGGACGTTGGGGACGACTATGTTCTGGTGCGCCGGCTCTCCTTTACGCCGAGTGAACGCTCCGGGCACAATGTTTACGCACTCTTGACCGCCATTAAGGATGAGTATCCAGGCTGTCGCCTGATGGGGACCATGGCGACGCAACCGCTGATCACTGCTTGGGGGAAGGCCAATGAATAA
- the cmk gene encoding (d)CMP kinase, with product MTKGIQVAIDGPASAGKSTVAKLVAKRFNYVYCDTGAMYRVVTLAAFRARLTMDQTEKIAELAKRIKIGFQPGEPEQRVFLNDDEVTQDIRTAQIDNNVSAVAAIPAVRAEMTNQQRQIAANGGIVMDGRDIGTTVLPNAPVKIFMVATAHERARRRYVENKAKGIATASLEDLQKEIELRDQKDSTRKVSPLTQAPDAIRLDTTKLSIDEVVDAISEIIEKTQEQL from the coding sequence ATGACAAAGGGAATTCAAGTAGCCATCGACGGCCCCGCATCGGCCGGCAAAAGTACGGTGGCCAAGTTAGTTGCTAAACGTTTCAACTATGTTTATTGCGATACCGGAGCGATGTACCGGGTGGTGACCCTGGCGGCTTTTCGGGCCCGGTTGACGATGGATCAGACGGAAAAAATTGCCGAGCTGGCCAAGCGGATCAAGATCGGTTTTCAGCCGGGGGAACCGGAGCAGCGGGTTTTCTTAAACGATGATGAGGTGACCCAGGATATTCGGACGGCCCAGATCGACAACAACGTTTCCGCCGTTGCCGCTATTCCCGCGGTTCGCGCGGAAATGACCAACCAGCAGCGTCAGATCGCCGCGAATGGTGGGATTGTAATGGATGGCCGGGACATCGGCACGACGGTTTTGCCAAATGCTCCCGTTAAGATCTTCATGGTGGCCACGGCCCATGAACGGGCTCGCCGTCGCTACGTTGAAAACAAGGCCAAGGGGATTGCCACGGCTTCACTGGAAGACCTGCAAAAGGAAATTGAGTTGCGGGACCAAAAGGATTCGACCCGCAAGGTTTCGCCACTGACCCAGGCCCCCGATGCCATTCGGTTGGACACGACCAAGCTTTCAATCGATGAGGTTGTGGACGCCATCAGTGAAATAATTGAAAAAACTCAGGAACAATTGTAG
- a CDS encoding segregation and condensation protein A: MNNEEPALKRAAQPTLKLGSFEGPLDLLLHLIREAKMDIYDIKIATITSQYMDYLHRMKAHRLEIAGEYFVMAATLMRIKSQLLLPQAPALEEESEEPPVDPRQELVDQLLEYQRYQKAADHLKDKEGIRQQEYTRPAMRVPAGLVTNKVAPGVTLDQLQAAFNQVLRRHRYNRPVVETVAAEKVSVAEEMTAVMKKVRTAPTRFVDLLDSAPTKDRLVTTFLAILELAKHQAIHIDQAGLFAPIILTEGIKSEEYRTNEHRPD; the protein is encoded by the coding sequence ATGAATAATGAAGAACCAGCACTGAAGCGAGCCGCCCAACCGACGCTGAAACTGGGCTCGTTTGAGGGACCACTGGATCTGCTCCTCCACCTGATCCGTGAAGCCAAGATGGATATTTACGATATTAAGATTGCGACGATCACCAGTCAGTACATGGACTACCTCCACCGGATGAAGGCTCACCGGTTAGAGATAGCGGGGGAGTACTTCGTGATGGCGGCAACCCTAATGCGGATCAAGAGTCAGCTGCTGCTTCCCCAAGCGCCAGCATTGGAAGAGGAGAGCGAAGAGCCGCCGGTCGACCCACGCCAGGAACTGGTCGACCAGCTCTTGGAATATCAGCGCTACCAGAAGGCGGCCGATCACCTGAAGGATAAGGAAGGAATCCGTCAGCAGGAATACACCCGTCCAGCCATGCGGGTGCCCGCGGGGCTGGTGACCAATAAGGTTGCTCCCGGGGTCACCTTGGACCAGCTGCAGGCGGCCTTTAACCAGGTTCTGCGGCGCCACCGCTATAACCGCCCGGTCGTTGAAACCGTCGCGGCCGAAAAAGTCAGTGTGGCAGAAGAAATGACGGCCGTCATGAAGAAGGTCCGGACCGCCCCGACCAGGTTTGTTGACCTCCTGGATAGTGCCCCGACCAAGGACCGGCTGGTCACGACCTTCTTGGCGATCCTGGAATTGGCCAAGCATCAGGCAATTCACATTGACCAGGCGGGCCTGTTTGCCCCAATTATTTTAACGGAGGGAATCAAGAGTGAAGAGTACCGAACCAACGAACATCGCCCAGATTGA
- a CDS encoding helix-turn-helix domain-containing protein, with translation MNNYFLRFFAYQQPRRIRVIENLLTSRRTVANLFWGQQYHLLHWLGAARGLTRHDYDEALAALAQAGLLELDEQTAELTPAGVAAREALEYQPTFLDWYWLTNTNQLTQRFTLGMQVVAELAYHNSRYAPVNVSYKHLMAVKRWFRYEHARQGDLVAAVYHDLERLGAGLASVDPRLAAAMTLTMVGHQLPALTADQLTTTLKLNPADTPVLVHDLHLGIAAYSSHTNGPLHDLLAPLLASGPLSRSAENTLRCYQGGQSLELIAKRRHLKLSTVREHLLEVAILCPDQLDWEQLLPSKKEVALRKQYPGADVTNWHFQADSEDDGAAFFEYRLFQIKRGRGNNDQD, from the coding sequence ATGAATAATTATTTCTTACGTTTTTTTGCATACCAGCAGCCACGCCGAATTCGGGTGATTGAGAACCTGCTGACCAGTCGGCGGACCGTCGCCAATCTCTTCTGGGGGCAGCAATATCATCTTCTGCACTGGCTGGGCGCCGCGCGGGGGCTGACGCGCCATGACTATGATGAGGCCTTGGCCGCCCTGGCCCAAGCTGGCCTTCTCGAGTTAGATGAGCAGACCGCCGAACTGACTCCTGCCGGGGTGGCTGCCCGGGAAGCGCTGGAGTACCAGCCGACCTTTCTGGACTGGTACTGGCTGACCAATACCAACCAGCTCACCCAGCGCTTTACCTTGGGAATGCAGGTGGTGGCCGAACTGGCCTATCATAATTCGCGCTACGCCCCGGTCAACGTTTCCTACAAGCACCTGATGGCCGTCAAACGGTGGTTTCGCTACGAACACGCGCGCCAGGGCGATCTCGTTGCGGCGGTTTACCATGATCTGGAACGGCTTGGCGCCGGGTTGGCCAGTGTTGACCCACGACTGGCGGCGGCAATGACGCTGACGATGGTGGGGCACCAGCTGCCGGCCCTGACGGCCGATCAGTTGACGACGACACTCAAGCTTAATCCAGCGGATACCCCGGTCCTGGTTCACGACCTGCACCTGGGGATTGCGGCATACAGCAGCCACACGAATGGCCCTTTGCACGACCTCCTAGCGCCGCTGCTTGCTTCTGGGCCGCTTTCCCGGAGCGCGGAGAACACCCTGCGCTGCTACCAGGGCGGTCAATCCTTGGAGCTTATCGCCAAGCGCCGGCACCTGAAACTAAGCACGGTGCGCGAACACCTGCTCGAGGTGGCGATCCTGTGCCCGGACCAGCTCGATTGGGAGCAATTGTTGCCGTCAAAAAAAGAAGTGGCCTTGAGAAAGCAATATCCGGGCGCAGACGTTACTAACTGGCACTTTCAGGCTGATTCTGAAGACGACGGGGCGGCATTTTTTGAATATCGCTTGTTTCAAATCAAACGGGGGCGGGGAAATAATGATCAAGACTGA
- a CDS encoding pseudouridine synthase: MERLQKVMAEAGVASRRASEKLIQTGHVQVNGQTVTTLGTKVGRHDDVQVDGVPIHREQHVYYLLNKPRGVISSAHDEKGRKTVVDLLHEDEEVTERIYPVGRLDYDTTGILLLTNDGDLANRLMHPKFEVAKTYVAKVKGIVTNDDLKRLRLGVRIDGRKTKPAKTRLKETDRHKQTSLVQLTIHEGRYHQVKRMLEAVGHPVIKLHRETYGFLNLQGLQSGEFRELRPEEVTKLKQQTR, translated from the coding sequence ATGGAAAGATTACAAAAGGTAATGGCTGAGGCCGGAGTTGCCTCCCGGCGCGCTTCGGAAAAGCTGATTCAAACCGGCCACGTTCAGGTCAACGGCCAGACGGTCACGACCCTGGGAACCAAGGTTGGCCGCCACGACGACGTTCAGGTCGATGGTGTCCCGATTCACCGGGAACAGCACGTCTACTACCTGCTCAATAAGCCGCGGGGAGTCATTTCCAGCGCCCACGACGAGAAGGGGCGGAAGACGGTTGTCGACCTGCTCCACGAAGACGAGGAGGTCACCGAGCGAATCTATCCGGTTGGTCGGCTGGATTATGACACCACCGGGATCCTTTTGCTGACCAACGACGGGGACCTGGCCAACCGGCTGATGCACCCGAAGTTTGAGGTGGCCAAGACCTACGTTGCGAAGGTGAAGGGGATTGTCACCAACGATGACTTAAAGCGCCTGCGCCTGGGAGTGCGGATCGACGGGCGCAAGACCAAGCCGGCCAAGACTCGCCTGAAGGAAACTGATCGTCACAAGCAGACCAGCCTGGTGCAATTAACGATTCACGAGGGCCGTTATCACCAGGTGAAGCGGATGCTGGAGGCAGTGGGACACCCGGTGATCAAGCTGCACCGGGAGACCTATGGCTTCCTCAACCTCCAGGGCCTGCAATCCGGAGAATTCCGGGAGCTGCGCCCGGAAGAGGTCACCAAGCTGAAGCAGCAGACCCGGTAA
- a CDS encoding LysM peptidoglycan-binding domain-containing protein: MSEHREESRRERDELWDKTFDDNEDLDSEGHLSRTEHRRQRSHNSTITTVLIVLIIILAAAPVIYWVNNRQSFNHPVRTEQRAASKSVSSKKKQRSRTSAKKRQDASSTVTSRSQSSSTSVASSQSQATVSSSSATRTYSSSMSSSRTTGTRSGYVTVQRGESIDKVAARNGLTPQELARLNNMTVRSTIHPGQQLRVK; this comes from the coding sequence ATGAGTGAACACCGTGAAGAATCCCGGCGTGAGCGTGATGAGCTCTGGGACAAGACCTTTGATGACAACGAGGACCTCGATAGTGAGGGGCACTTGTCACGGACGGAACACCGGCGCCAGCGCTCACATAACTCGACGATTACGACGGTCCTGATCGTCCTCATCATTATTTTGGCGGCGGCCCCGGTTATTTACTGGGTCAACAATCGCCAATCGTTCAACCATCCCGTTCGAACGGAGCAGCGGGCGGCATCGAAGTCGGTGAGTAGTAAAAAAAAACAACGTTCCCGGACCTCTGCTAAAAAACGGCAAGATGCCAGTTCAACTGTAACGAGTCGCTCCCAAAGCAGTTCAACCAGTGTTGCCAGCAGTCAAAGTCAGGCCACCGTCTCAAGCAGCAGCGCCACGCGGACATATTCATCCAGCATGAGCAGCAGCCGGACGACCGGTACGCGCTCCGGCTACGTAACCGTCCAGCGCGGTGAAAGCATCGACAAGGTCGCGGCCCGCAATGGCCTGACGCCGCAAGAACTAGCACGACTAAATAATATGACGGTCAGATCAACGATTCATCCTGGCCAGCAGTTACGAGTAAAGTAG
- a CDS encoding RecQ family ATP-dependent DNA helicase translates to MIKTDKIYQVLHQRFGYQDFRDGQLETISALLSGHDTLAILPTGAGKSLLYQLPAYLLPTGVVIVSPLISLMQDQVDRLRQQGERRVIMLTGQLQGRDRRAVLDSLGQYRFIFASPEMLTNSQVLQALRRVRPSLLVVDEAHCISQWGPDFRPEYLLLKQLRIQLGGVVTLMLTATATPRVRQDIIKKLGLDFDHVRQVIRSVNRPNIFLAVDQVESADAKQAELVRLVKTLPGPGIIYFASRKLATQQAIILAQETGLAVAPYHAGMPALERFNIQQQFMANQLQLICATSAFGMGVDKNDLRYIIHYHLPANLASYMQEIGRAGRDGQQSVAVLLYAPGDEGLQSQLTTIDLPSEALLTQVQQGKLQPAVLGEQADLFAFYLHQGYTPQQIRRAFHQRQHQLTFNLQKMRDYVGLKRCRRNYLLNYFGEGEIRQDQCCDNDQPDWAAQLKFPSSPAPVQPAAADWRARLAKLFNVKSRLDKG, encoded by the coding sequence ATGATCAAGACTGACAAAATCTACCAGGTGCTGCACCAGCGCTTTGGCTACCAGGACTTTCGGGATGGTCAGCTGGAGACAATCAGTGCGCTTTTGTCCGGCCACGATACGCTCGCAATTCTGCCGACCGGGGCGGGAAAGTCCCTTCTTTACCAGCTGCCGGCCTATTTATTGCCGACGGGGGTGGTGATCGTCTCGCCCCTGATTTCCTTGATGCAGGACCAGGTTGACCGCCTACGTCAACAGGGGGAGCGGCGGGTAATCATGCTGACCGGTCAGCTCCAGGGACGTGACCGGCGAGCGGTGCTGGATTCGCTGGGCCAGTACCGCTTCATCTTCGCCTCCCCGGAAATGCTGACTAATTCCCAGGTACTCCAGGCCCTGCGTAGAGTGCGGCCAAGCCTGCTGGTGGTCGACGAGGCCCACTGTATCTCGCAATGGGGGCCCGACTTTCGCCCGGAGTACCTGCTACTAAAGCAGCTCCGCATCCAGTTGGGTGGGGTGGTAACCCTGATGCTGACGGCGACCGCTACACCCCGGGTGCGGCAGGATATCATCAAGAAGCTCGGCCTTGATTTTGACCACGTCCGTCAGGTGATTCGGTCGGTCAACCGGCCCAACATCTTCCTGGCGGTCGACCAGGTTGAAAGTGCCGACGCCAAGCAGGCGGAATTGGTGCGCCTGGTGAAGACCTTGCCCGGGCCGGGAATCATTTATTTTGCCAGCCGCAAATTGGCGACCCAGCAGGCAATTATCCTAGCGCAGGAGACCGGCCTGGCGGTGGCACCCTACCACGCCGGTATGCCGGCCCTGGAGCGCTTCAACATTCAACAGCAGTTTATGGCCAACCAGCTGCAACTGATTTGCGCCACCAGCGCCTTTGGCATGGGGGTCGACAAAAACGACCTGCGCTATATCATCCACTACCACCTGCCAGCCAATTTGGCTTCCTACATGCAGGAGATCGGCCGGGCCGGTCGGGATGGCCAGCAGAGCGTGGCCGTTCTTCTTTACGCGCCGGGGGATGAAGGACTGCAGAGTCAGTTGACGACGATTGATTTACCGAGCGAAGCGCTTCTGACCCAGGTTCAACAGGGAAAACTGCAACCGGCTGTTCTGGGAGAGCAGGCGGACCTGTTTGCCTTTTATTTGCACCAGGGCTACACGCCCCAGCAAATTAGGCGGGCCTTTCACCAGCGCCAACACCAGCTTACCTTTAATCTCCAAAAAATGCGGGATTACGTCGGCCTCAAGCGGTGCCGCCGCAACTACCTGCTAAATTATTTTGGTGAAGGGGAAATAAGGCAGGATCAGTGCTGCGACAATGACCAGCCGGACTGGGCGGCGCAACTAAAGTTTCCATCGTCGCCTGCGCCGGTGCAACCAGCAGCTGCGGACTGGCGGGCTCGCCTGGCGAAGCTGTTTAATGTCAAATCTCGGCTAGACAAAGGGTAA
- a CDS encoding ECF transporter S component, with amino-acid sequence MTVSHSRIQRLVGIACLSALAFILMLFEFPVIPVASYLKIDFSDVPVLLGGYMYGPLGGVLIALLKCLIHGMVNGFSVGELIGILSDFISSLALLLPFCLIWQKTQWSTKKQLTVGVISATVVLTVVMSLLNLWVLTPLYMAVWNWKSTLPVSQLVAIGVLPFNIIKGLLVTIVFAIIASRMRDWLAAHRFE; translated from the coding sequence ATGACAGTATCACATTCAAGAATTCAGCGCCTGGTCGGGATCGCCTGCCTGAGCGCATTGGCTTTTATCCTGATGCTCTTTGAATTTCCGGTCATCCCGGTGGCCTCTTACCTCAAAATCGACTTTTCCGACGTCCCGGTCTTGCTGGGCGGCTATATGTATGGACCGCTGGGCGGGGTGCTGATTGCCCTTTTGAAATGCCTGATTCACGGAATGGTCAATGGCTTTTCGGTCGGCGAACTGATCGGGATTTTGAGTGACTTTATCTCCTCATTGGCTCTGCTTTTACCATTCTGCCTAATTTGGCAAAAGACTCAGTGGTCGACCAAAAAGCAGCTGACGGTCGGGGTCATTAGCGCTACCGTGGTCTTGACCGTCGTTATGTCGCTGCTCAATCTCTGGGTACTGACGCCACTGTACATGGCCGTCTGGAACTGGAAGTCGACGCTGCCGGTTTCCCAGCTGGTGGCAATCGGTGTTCTGCCGTTTAACATCATCAAGGGTCTGCTGGTGACGATTGTCTTTGCCATCATTGCGTCCCGGATGCGGGATTGGCTAGCGGCCCACCGCTTTGAATAG
- the scpB gene encoding SMC-Scp complex subunit ScpB, translating into MKSTEPTNIAQIEGLLFISGDEGITTGDLARITGFMKPAVTTMLERLAKRYAADSDSALVLLHSGQTYRLATKQELAPVIKHYFEIPLATPLTRALLEVLAIIAYRQPITRLEIDDIRGVQSSGSLQKLMARGLVDTHGRLDAPGRPFRYVTTEAFLDYFGLTSLEDLPPLPAEADLDTADLNGDLFLNAFQSRKRDNN; encoded by the coding sequence GTGAAGAGTACCGAACCAACGAACATCGCCCAGATTGAGGGCCTGCTGTTTATCAGTGGGGATGAAGGCATCACTACCGGGGACCTAGCACGGATCACCGGATTTATGAAGCCGGCGGTCACCACTATGCTGGAGCGGCTGGCAAAACGCTACGCGGCGGATTCGGATAGCGCCCTCGTCCTCCTGCACAGCGGCCAAACCTACCGTCTGGCCACCAAGCAGGAGTTAGCGCCAGTGATCAAGCACTACTTTGAGATTCCGCTGGCAACCCCGCTGACCCGGGCACTGCTGGAGGTGCTGGCCATCATCGCCTACCGCCAGCCGATTACCCGCCTGGAGATTGACGACATCCGAGGAGTTCAGAGCTCGGGCTCACTTCAAAAGCTGATGGCGCGGGGCCTGGTGGACACCCATGGCCGTCTGGATGCCCCGGGCCGGCCGTTTCGTTACGTCACTACCGAGGCCTTTCTGGACTACTTTGGCCTGACCAGTCTCGAGGATCTGCCACCACTGCCGGCTGAGGCGGATTTGGACACGGCGGATTTGAACGGTGACCTGTTCTTAAATGCATTTCAATCACGGAAGAGGGATAACAACTGA
- the rpsA gene encoding 30S ribosomal protein S1: MAENNEKNNDMLKALDSIKTVKVGDVVKGKVLAIDDDRQAIVGIEDAGVEGVVPAKELSTKPVEDINDAVKVGDELDLVVISKIGNDKENGSYLLSHRRLEARKVWDDIQKKFDDGETITAKVTQAVKGGLVVDAGVRGFVPASMITDHYVEDLNQFKGQELEFKIIEIEPSENRLILSHKEIVKAQHEAAAQKVFAELQPGDVVEGKVARMTNFGAFIDLGGVDGLVHVSEISYDHVDKPSDVLKAGQTVKVKVLNVDPDRERISLSIKQTLPGPWDDIEEKAPAGSVLTGTVKRLTSFGAFVEVFPGVEGLVHISQISHKHIATPADVLKPGQEVKVKVLNVDPERQRLGLSMKALEERPKGEDNDNRGGRRRPRRNNNRNVMNNAPEEESGFSMGDLIGDQLKNLRN; encoded by the coding sequence ATGGCTGAAAACAATGAAAAGAACAACGATATGTTAAAGGCGCTTGACAGCATCAAGACCGTTAAGGTGGGCGATGTTGTTAAGGGTAAGGTATTGGCAATCGATGATGATCGCCAAGCTATCGTTGGTATTGAAGATGCAGGGGTTGAAGGTGTCGTCCCTGCTAAGGAATTATCAACCAAGCCAGTTGAAGACATCAATGATGCAGTTAAAGTAGGTGACGAATTAGACTTAGTTGTCATCTCTAAGATTGGTAACGATAAGGAAAATGGTAGTTACTTACTTTCTCACCGTCGTCTTGAAGCCCGGAAGGTCTGGGATGACATTCAAAAGAAGTTCGATGATGGTGAAACCATCACTGCCAAGGTTACGCAGGCAGTTAAGGGTGGTTTAGTTGTTGATGCCGGAGTACGTGGTTTCGTCCCTGCTTCAATGATCACTGATCACTACGTTGAAGATCTGAACCAATTCAAGGGCCAAGAACTTGAATTCAAGATCATCGAAATCGAACCAAGCGAAAACCGCCTGATCCTTTCCCACAAGGAAATTGTTAAGGCTCAGCACGAAGCAGCTGCTCAGAAGGTCTTCGCTGAATTACAACCAGGTGACGTTGTCGAAGGTAAGGTTGCCCGGATGACGAACTTCGGTGCCTTCATCGACCTCGGTGGCGTTGACGGCTTAGTTCACGTTTCCGAAATTTCCTACGACCACGTTGACAAGCCTTCTGATGTTCTGAAGGCCGGTCAGACGGTTAAGGTTAAGGTATTGAACGTTGACCCAGACCGCGAGCGGATTTCCCTGTCCATCAAGCAGACCCTGCCTGGACCATGGGATGACATCGAAGAAAAGGCTCCTGCTGGCTCAGTTCTGACTGGGACTGTTAAGCGCCTGACGAGCTTCGGTGCATTCGTTGAAGTCTTCCCTGGTGTTGAAGGTTTGGTTCACATTTCCCAAATCTCCCACAAGCACATTGCCACGCCAGCTGATGTGCTGAAGCCAGGTCAAGAAGTCAAGGTTAAGGTATTGAACGTTGACCCAGAACGGCAACGTTTAGGCCTGTCCATGAAGGCTCTGGAAGAACGTCCGAAGGGTGAAGACAACGACAACCGCGGTGGCCGTCGTCGTCCACGTCGGAACAACAACCGGAACGTCATGAACAACGCACCGGAAGAAGAAAGTGGTTTCTCAATGGGTGATCTGATTGGTGATCAATTGAAGAACCTGCGGAACTAA
- a CDS encoding HU family DNA-binding protein — MANKAELVSNVAAATGLTKKDATAAVDAVFSSIQASLAKGEKVQLIGFGNFEVRQRAARKGRNPQTGKEIQIPASKVPAFKPGKALKDAVK, encoded by the coding sequence ATGGCAAACAAAGCAGAATTAGTAAGCAACGTTGCTGCTGCAACTGGTCTGACTAAGAAGGACGCTACGGCTGCTGTTGACGCTGTCTTCAGTTCAATCCAAGCTTCCTTAGCTAAGGGTGAAAAGGTTCAACTGATCGGCTTCGGTAACTTCGAAGTACGTCAACGTGCTGCACGGAAGGGCCGTAACCCACAAACTGGGAAAGAAATCCAAATTCCTGCAAGCAAGGTACCAGCATTCAAGCCTGGTAAAGCTTTAAAGGATGCTGTTAAGTAA